From Orcinus orca chromosome 3, mOrcOrc1.1, whole genome shotgun sequence, a single genomic window includes:
- the SLC25A23 gene encoding calcium-binding mitochondrial carrier protein SCaMC-3 isoform X7, with amino-acid sequence MRGGPGDAERRERWGRLFEELDTNKDGRLDVHELRQGLARMGGGSPDRGAQQGISPEGDADSDGGLDLEEFILYLQEREQRLLLLFHSLDRNQDGHIDVSEIQQSFRALGISISLEQAEKILHSMDRDDTMTIDWQEWRDHFLLHSLENVEDVLYFWKHSSVLDIGECLTVPDEFSEQEKLTGTWWKQLVAGAMAGAVSRTGTAPLDRLKVFMQVHASKTNRLNILGGLRSMIQEGGVRSLWRGNGINVLKIAPESAIKFMAYEQIKRAIWGQQETLHVQERFVAGSLAGATAQTIIYPMEVLKTRLTLRRTGQYKGLLDCAWRILEREGPRAFYRGYLPNVLGIIPYAGIDLAVYELTETWEQAKMSFKDAHPPQNVGQTRLHLQTLKNRWLQQYSHDSADPGILVLLACGTISSTCGQIASYPLALVRTRMQAQVIPKLGASRLG; translated from the exons ATGCGGGGGGGCCCGGGCGATGCGGAGCGGCGTGAGCGCTGGGGTCGCCTCTTCGAGGAGCTGGACACTAACAAGGATGGTCGCCTGGACGTCCACGAGTTGCGCCAGGGACTGGCCCGTATGGGCGGGGGCAGCCCGGACCGCGGAGCACAACAG GGCATCTCCCCTGAGGGTGATGCTGACTCAGATGGCGGCCTTGACCTGGAGGAGTTTATCCTCTATCTGCAGGAGCGGGAACAGCGCCTGCTACTTCTGTTCCACAGTCTGGACCGGAATCAGGATG GTCATATCGACGTCTCTGAGATCCAGCAGAGTTTCCGAGCTCTGGGCATTTCCATCTCACTGGAGCAGGCAGAGAAAATCCTGCACAG CATGGACCGTGATGACACCATGACCATTGACTGGCAGGAATGGCGTGACCACTTCCTGTTGCACTCGCTGGAGAATGTGGAAGATGTGCTGTATTTCTGGAAGCATTCCTCG GTCCTGGACATTGGCGAGTGCCTGACTGTCCCGGATGAGTTCTCGGAGCAGGAGAAGCTGACTGGCACGTGGTGGAAACAGCTGGTGGCGGGAGCGATGGCGGGTGCCGTGTCCCGGACGGGCACAGCCCCCCTGGACCGCCTCAAGGTCTTCATGCAG GTCCACGCCTCCAAGACCAACCGACTGAACATCCTGGGAGGCCTACGGAGCATGATCCAAGAGGGGGGCGTGCGCTCCCTGTGGCGCGGCAACGGGATTAACGTGCTCAAGATTGCACCTGAGTCGGCAATCAAGTTCATGGCCTATGAGCAG ATCAAGCGGGCCATCTGGGGGCAGCAGGAGACACTGCACGTGCAGGAGCGCTTTGTGGCTGGCTCCCTGGCTGGTGCCACAGCCCAAACCATCATTTACCCCATGGAG GTACTGAAGACACGGCTGACCCTTCGCCGGACGGGCCAGTATAAGGGGCTGCTGGACTGTGCGTGGCGGATCCTGGAGCGAGAAGGGCCCCGAGCCTTCTACCGCGGCTACCTGCCCAACGTGCTGGGCATCATCCCCTACGCAGGCATTGACCTGGCCGTCTACGAG CTCACAGAAACGTGGGAGCAGGCGAAGATGAGCTTCAAAGATGCCCATCCCCCCCAAAACGTGGGTCAGACGCGCCTCCATCTCCAG ACCCTGAAGAACCGGTGGCTCCAGCAGTATAGCCACGACTCGGCCGACCCGGGCATCCTCGTGCTCCTGGCCTGCGGCACCATTTCCAGCACGTGTGGCCAGATAGCCAGTTACCCCCTGGCCCTGGTCCGGACCCGCATGCAGGCCCAAG
- the SLC25A23 gene encoding calcium-binding mitochondrial carrier protein SCaMC-3 isoform X6: MRGGPGDAERRERWGRLFEELDTNKDGRLDVHELRQGLARMGGGSPDRGAQQGISPEGDADSDGGLDLEEFILYLQEREQRLLLLFHSLDRNQDGHIDVSEIQQSFRALGISISLEQAEKILHSMDRDDTMTIDWQEWRDHFLLHSLENVEDVLYFWKHSSVLDIGECLTVPDEFSEQEKLTGTWWKQLVAGAMAGAVSRTGTAPLDRLKVFMQVHASKTNRLNILGGLRSMIQEGGVRSLWRGNGINVLKIAPESAIKFMAYEQIKRAIWGQQETLHVQERFVAGSLAGATAQTIIYPMEVLKTRLTLRRTGQYKGLLDCAWRILEREGPRAFYRGYLPNVLGIIPYAGIDLAVYELTETWEQAKMSFKDAHPPQNVGQTRLHLQTLKNRWLQQYSHDSADPGILVLLACGTISSTCGQIASYPLALVRTRMQAQAALFLVIPKLGASRLG; encoded by the exons ATGCGGGGGGGCCCGGGCGATGCGGAGCGGCGTGAGCGCTGGGGTCGCCTCTTCGAGGAGCTGGACACTAACAAGGATGGTCGCCTGGACGTCCACGAGTTGCGCCAGGGACTGGCCCGTATGGGCGGGGGCAGCCCGGACCGCGGAGCACAACAG GGCATCTCCCCTGAGGGTGATGCTGACTCAGATGGCGGCCTTGACCTGGAGGAGTTTATCCTCTATCTGCAGGAGCGGGAACAGCGCCTGCTACTTCTGTTCCACAGTCTGGACCGGAATCAGGATG GTCATATCGACGTCTCTGAGATCCAGCAGAGTTTCCGAGCTCTGGGCATTTCCATCTCACTGGAGCAGGCAGAGAAAATCCTGCACAG CATGGACCGTGATGACACCATGACCATTGACTGGCAGGAATGGCGTGACCACTTCCTGTTGCACTCGCTGGAGAATGTGGAAGATGTGCTGTATTTCTGGAAGCATTCCTCG GTCCTGGACATTGGCGAGTGCCTGACTGTCCCGGATGAGTTCTCGGAGCAGGAGAAGCTGACTGGCACGTGGTGGAAACAGCTGGTGGCGGGAGCGATGGCGGGTGCCGTGTCCCGGACGGGCACAGCCCCCCTGGACCGCCTCAAGGTCTTCATGCAG GTCCACGCCTCCAAGACCAACCGACTGAACATCCTGGGAGGCCTACGGAGCATGATCCAAGAGGGGGGCGTGCGCTCCCTGTGGCGCGGCAACGGGATTAACGTGCTCAAGATTGCACCTGAGTCGGCAATCAAGTTCATGGCCTATGAGCAG ATCAAGCGGGCCATCTGGGGGCAGCAGGAGACACTGCACGTGCAGGAGCGCTTTGTGGCTGGCTCCCTGGCTGGTGCCACAGCCCAAACCATCATTTACCCCATGGAG GTACTGAAGACACGGCTGACCCTTCGCCGGACGGGCCAGTATAAGGGGCTGCTGGACTGTGCGTGGCGGATCCTGGAGCGAGAAGGGCCCCGAGCCTTCTACCGCGGCTACCTGCCCAACGTGCTGGGCATCATCCCCTACGCAGGCATTGACCTGGCCGTCTACGAG CTCACAGAAACGTGGGAGCAGGCGAAGATGAGCTTCAAAGATGCCCATCCCCCCCAAAACGTGGGTCAGACGCGCCTCCATCTCCAG ACCCTGAAGAACCGGTGGCTCCAGCAGTATAGCCACGACTCGGCCGACCCGGGCATCCTCGTGCTCCTGGCCTGCGGCACCATTTCCAGCACGTGTGGCCAGATAGCCAGTTACCCCCTGGCCCTGGTCCGGACCCGCATGCAGGCCCAAG
- the CRB3 gene encoding protein crumbs homolog 3 → MASPGLGLLLALGLPLLLTLWGRVWGQTPEPTVSENSTITPSGPSPGSNGALSQEATIAIIVVFSLLAALLLAVGLVLLVRKLREKRQTEGTYRPSSEEQFSHAAEAQAPQDSKETVRGCLPI, encoded by the exons ATGGCGAGCCCCGGCCTGGGGCTGCTCTTGGCACTCGGCCTGCCGCTGCTGCTGACCCTCTGGGGCCGGGTCTGGGGGCAAA CACCGGAGCCCACTGTAAGTGAGAACAGCACAATTACACCCTCTGGCCCCAGCCCTGGCTCCAATGGGGCCCTG TCGCAGGAAGCCACCATTGCTATCATCGTGGTCTTCTCCCTGCTGGCCGCCCTGCTCCTGGCCGTGGGCCTGGTACTTCTGGTGCGGAAGCTTCGGGAGAAGCGGCAGACGGAGGGCACCTACCGGCCCAGCAGCGAGGAGCAG tTCTCCCATGCAGCCGAGGCCCAGGCTCCCCAGGACTCCAAGGAGACGGTGCGGGGCTGCCTGCCCATCTAG
- the DENND1C gene encoding DENN domain-containing protein 1C isoform X1 has product MGSTAERGLPALFDWFFEAAYPPSLQEDPPILRQFPPDFRDQEAMQMVPKFCFPFDVEREPPSTAVQHFTFALTDLTGTRRFGFSRLRAGAHSCLCILSHLPWFEVFYKLLNTVGDLLAQDQVSEVNELLLHLLQQPLPGTQDSVGLELGSGVMISSAQGIPSPGPGKSMPLSCFVAPDSGRLPSIPENRNLTELVVAVTDDNIVGLFAALLAERRVLLTSRKLSTLTSCVHASCALLYPMRWEHVLIPTLPPHLLDYCCAPMPYLIGVHASLAERVREKALEDVVMMNVDSNTLETPFDDVQALPPDVVSLLRLRLRKVALAPGEGVSRLFLKAQALLFGGYRDALVCGPGQPVTFSEEAFLAQKPGAPLQAFHRRAVHLQLFKQFIEGRLEKLNTGEGFSDLFEQEITCSGASSGTFRSYQLWADNLKKGGGALLHSVKAKTQPAVRNMYRSAKSGLKGVQSLLTYKDGDSGLQRGGSLRAPSLTSRSDCLQQRLPITQHFGQNRPLRPSRRLQREERPSESLGEETPSLSPEDAQGPLAEEALDGSFLGSGEELDLLSEILDSLSVTATRNSSLRPSQSLDCCHSLPDIPGRWRWQADDEKPPGPQPLSLSVGLPPLHTPQPSDATSASKHPTSQLPSEASPEIISPSRSSTASADPSSKGDPSSSLTEPQPLRLSPPHEATQDPTAQESPCSQLSTAPSPRESPPLLTPTKPDSDITWTSQVLDSFLDPGSPQNPRAQPSEVLLPERTHLQPHEEPGAPRSPDPPAGNWRGLQARSRPRVAELKKCFEG; this is encoded by the exons ATGGGATCCACAGCTGA AAGGGGTCTCCCTGCCCTGTTTGACTGGTTCTTCGAAGCGGCCTACCCTCCCTCCCTGCAAGAGG ATCCCCCCATCCTGCGGCAGTTCCCCCCAGACTTCCGGGACCAG GAGGCTATGCAGATGGTGCCCAAATTCTGCTTCCCCTTTGATGTGGAAAG GGAGCCCCCCAGCACCGCCGTACAGCATTTCACCTTTGCCCTCACGGACCTGACCGGCACCCGCAGATTTGGTTTCTCCCGCCTCCGGGCTGGTGCCCACAGCTGTCTCTGCATCCTCAG CCACCTGCCTTGGTTTGAAGTGTTCTACAAACTGCTGAACACAGTGGGGGACCTCCTGGCACAGGATCAA GTCTCAGAGGTCAACGAACTTCTTCTACATCTGCTGCAGCAGCCCCTTCCCGGGACCCAGGACTCAGTGGGGCTGGAGCTG GGCAGCGGAGTGATGATCTCCAGTGCGCAAGGCATCCCGTCCCCTGGCCCCGGGAAGAGCATGCCG CTTTCCTGCTTCGTGGCCCCCGACTCCGGCCGCCTGCCATCCATTCCTGAGAAC aggAACCTAACGGAGCTGGTGGTGGCGGTGACCGACGACAACATCGTGGGGCTATTCGCTGCGCTCCTGGCAGAGCGAAGGGTCCTGCTCACCTCCAGAAAGCTGAGCACC CTGACTTCATGTGTCCACGCGTCCTGCGCTCTCCTGTACCCCATGCGCTGGGAGCACGTGCTGATCCCCACGCTGCCGCCGCATCTGCTGGACTACTGCTg CGCGCCCATGCCCTACCTCATCGGAGTGCACGCCAGTCTCGCGGAG AGAGTGCGGGAGAAAGCTCTGGAGGACGTCGTGATGATGAACGTGGACTCCAATACCTTGGAGACGCCCTTCGACGACGTGCAGGCACTGCCCCCAGATGTG GTGTCTCTGCTGAGGCTGCGGCTAAGGAAGGTCGCGCTGGCTCCCGGGGAAGGGGTGTCCCGTCTCTTCCTCAAAGCCCAGGCCCTGCTCTTCGGGGGGTACCGCGATGCGCTAGTCTGCGGCCCG GGCCAGCCTGTAACCTTCAGTGAAGAAGCCTTCCTGGCCCAGAAACCCGGGGCGCCGCTGCAGGCCTTCCACCGGCGGGCTGTGCACCTGCAGCTGTTCAAACAG TTCATCGAAGGCCGACTGGAGAAGCTGAACACGGGAGAAGGCTTCTCAGACCTCTTTGAGCAGGAGATCACCTGTAGCGGGGCTTCCTCAG ggACCTTTCGCTCCTACCAGCTCTGGGCAGACAACCTAAAG AAAGGTGGTGGTGCCCTCCTGCATTCCGTCAAGGCCAAGACCCAACCAGCCGTCAGAAACATGTACCGCTCG GCGAAGAGTGGCTTGAAGGGTGTGCAGAGCCTTCTGACGTACAAG GATGGGGACTCTGGCCTGCAGAGGGGGGGCTCCCTGAGGGCCCCTTCCCTCACGAGCCGCTCAGATTGCCTGCAGCAGCGCTTGCCTATCACCCAGCACTTTGGACAG AACCGGCCCCTTCGCCCCAGCAGGAGACTCCAGCGGGAAGAGAGACCTTCTGAGTCCCTGGGGGAGGA GACACCCTCTCTGAGCCCCGAGGATGCCCAGGGACCGTTGGCAGAGGAAGCTCTGGATGGCAGCTTCCTTGGGTCCGGAGAAGAACTGGACTTGCTGAGCGAGATTCTGGATAGTCTGAGCGTGACGGCCACCCGGAACAGCAGCCTGCGGCCAAGCCAGAGTTTGGATTGCTGCCACAGCCTG ccCGACATACCAGGGAGATGGAGATGGCAAGCAGATGACGAGAAACCACCAGGGCCCCAGCCCCTGTCCCTTTCTGTCGGCCTGCCGCCTCTGCACACCCCCCAGCCTTCAGATGCCACGAGCGCCTCGAAGCACCCCACTTCCCAGCTGCCCTCAGAGGCCAGCCCAGAAATCATTTCTCCGTCCCGGTCTTCGACAGCTTCTGCAGACCCAAGCAGCAAAGGGGACCCCAGCTCCTCTCTCACAGAGCCCCAGCCTCTACGCCTCTCCCCCCCCCACGAGGCAACCCAGGATCCCACAGCCCAGGAGAGTccctgctcccagctctccaCAGCACCCAGCCCTCGAGAAAGCCCCCCACTGCTGACCCCCACAAAGCCCGACTCGGATATTACCTGGACATCCCAAGTCCTTGATTCTTTCTTGGACCCCGGTTCCCCACAGAACCCCAGAGCCCAGCCTTCGGAAGTCCTGCTCCCAGAGCGCACGCACCTCCAGCCCCACGAGGAGCCGGGAGCGCCCAGGTCCCCTGATCCTCCTGCTGGGAACTGGCGGGGGCTCCAGGCCAGGAGCCGGCCCAGGGTTGCTGAGCTTAAAAAGTGTTTTGAAGGTTAA
- the DENND1C gene encoding DENN domain-containing protein 1C isoform X2, whose product MISSAQGIPSPGPGKSMPLSCFVAPDSGRLPSIPENRNLTELVVAVTDDNIVGLFAALLAERRVLLTSRKLSTLTSCVHASCALLYPMRWEHVLIPTLPPHLLDYCCAPMPYLIGVHASLAERVREKALEDVVMMNVDSNTLETPFDDVQALPPDVVSLLRLRLRKVALAPGEGVSRLFLKAQALLFGGYRDALVCGPGQPVTFSEEAFLAQKPGAPLQAFHRRAVHLQLFKQFIEGRLEKLNTGEGFSDLFEQEITCSGASSGTFRSYQLWADNLKKGGGALLHSVKAKTQPAVRNMYRSAKSGLKGVQSLLTYKDGDSGLQRGGSLRAPSLTSRSDCLQQRLPITQHFGQNRPLRPSRRLQREERPSESLGEETPSLSPEDAQGPLAEEALDGSFLGSGEELDLLSEILDSLSVTATRNSSLRPSQSLDCCHSLPDIPGRWRWQADDEKPPGPQPLSLSVGLPPLHTPQPSDATSASKHPTSQLPSEASPEIISPSRSSTASADPSSKGDPSSSLTEPQPLRLSPPHEATQDPTAQESPCSQLSTAPSPRESPPLLTPTKPDSDITWTSQVLDSFLDPGSPQNPRAQPSEVLLPERTHLQPHEEPGAPRSPDPPAGNWRGLQARSRPRVAELKKCFEG is encoded by the exons ATGATCTCCAGTGCGCAAGGCATCCCGTCCCCTGGCCCCGGGAAGAGCATGCCG CTTTCCTGCTTCGTGGCCCCCGACTCCGGCCGCCTGCCATCCATTCCTGAGAAC aggAACCTAACGGAGCTGGTGGTGGCGGTGACCGACGACAACATCGTGGGGCTATTCGCTGCGCTCCTGGCAGAGCGAAGGGTCCTGCTCACCTCCAGAAAGCTGAGCACC CTGACTTCATGTGTCCACGCGTCCTGCGCTCTCCTGTACCCCATGCGCTGGGAGCACGTGCTGATCCCCACGCTGCCGCCGCATCTGCTGGACTACTGCTg CGCGCCCATGCCCTACCTCATCGGAGTGCACGCCAGTCTCGCGGAG AGAGTGCGGGAGAAAGCTCTGGAGGACGTCGTGATGATGAACGTGGACTCCAATACCTTGGAGACGCCCTTCGACGACGTGCAGGCACTGCCCCCAGATGTG GTGTCTCTGCTGAGGCTGCGGCTAAGGAAGGTCGCGCTGGCTCCCGGGGAAGGGGTGTCCCGTCTCTTCCTCAAAGCCCAGGCCCTGCTCTTCGGGGGGTACCGCGATGCGCTAGTCTGCGGCCCG GGCCAGCCTGTAACCTTCAGTGAAGAAGCCTTCCTGGCCCAGAAACCCGGGGCGCCGCTGCAGGCCTTCCACCGGCGGGCTGTGCACCTGCAGCTGTTCAAACAG TTCATCGAAGGCCGACTGGAGAAGCTGAACACGGGAGAAGGCTTCTCAGACCTCTTTGAGCAGGAGATCACCTGTAGCGGGGCTTCCTCAG ggACCTTTCGCTCCTACCAGCTCTGGGCAGACAACCTAAAG AAAGGTGGTGGTGCCCTCCTGCATTCCGTCAAGGCCAAGACCCAACCAGCCGTCAGAAACATGTACCGCTCG GCGAAGAGTGGCTTGAAGGGTGTGCAGAGCCTTCTGACGTACAAG GATGGGGACTCTGGCCTGCAGAGGGGGGGCTCCCTGAGGGCCCCTTCCCTCACGAGCCGCTCAGATTGCCTGCAGCAGCGCTTGCCTATCACCCAGCACTTTGGACAG AACCGGCCCCTTCGCCCCAGCAGGAGACTCCAGCGGGAAGAGAGACCTTCTGAGTCCCTGGGGGAGGA GACACCCTCTCTGAGCCCCGAGGATGCCCAGGGACCGTTGGCAGAGGAAGCTCTGGATGGCAGCTTCCTTGGGTCCGGAGAAGAACTGGACTTGCTGAGCGAGATTCTGGATAGTCTGAGCGTGACGGCCACCCGGAACAGCAGCCTGCGGCCAAGCCAGAGTTTGGATTGCTGCCACAGCCTG ccCGACATACCAGGGAGATGGAGATGGCAAGCAGATGACGAGAAACCACCAGGGCCCCAGCCCCTGTCCCTTTCTGTCGGCCTGCCGCCTCTGCACACCCCCCAGCCTTCAGATGCCACGAGCGCCTCGAAGCACCCCACTTCCCAGCTGCCCTCAGAGGCCAGCCCAGAAATCATTTCTCCGTCCCGGTCTTCGACAGCTTCTGCAGACCCAAGCAGCAAAGGGGACCCCAGCTCCTCTCTCACAGAGCCCCAGCCTCTACGCCTCTCCCCCCCCCACGAGGCAACCCAGGATCCCACAGCCCAGGAGAGTccctgctcccagctctccaCAGCACCCAGCCCTCGAGAAAGCCCCCCACTGCTGACCCCCACAAAGCCCGACTCGGATATTACCTGGACATCCCAAGTCCTTGATTCTTTCTTGGACCCCGGTTCCCCACAGAACCCCAGAGCCCAGCCTTCGGAAGTCCTGCTCCCAGAGCGCACGCACCTCCAGCCCCACGAGGAGCCGGGAGCGCCCAGGTCCCCTGATCCTCCTGCTGGGAACTGGCGGGGGCTCCAGGCCAGGAGCCGGCCCAGGGTTGCTGAGCTTAAAAAGTGTTTTGAAGGTTAA